The Bradyrhizobium sp. CCBAU 051011 DNA segment GCCTCGGCTGCGATAAGCTCGCGACCAATCTCGACGATGCTTGAGAGCGTTCCTTTCTCGATAGATTTGATCCTCTCAACACGTCGACCGAGCCGGCTCGCGTTTTTCTCGGTCACCATGGCACGCTCCTTGAAAATGACTTGAACAGTTCGCTCGCTGCGGAATTCAGCTTTCCGTTGGCGAGCAACAGGGTGATTTTGCGAGGACACACGGCAAATTGCCTGCCGATCTCGTACTGAAGGACGTCTTCGACGGTGGTGTCGAAGTCCGGCGGCAGGCCGGCTCGGTACTCGGCGAATCCGCGACGGAATGCAGGGTGTCTCATGAACCGCACATGGCTGATCGCCCGCGTTGCGATTTGATCCGCAACTCGTTTTGTCTGGGAGGATCTCTCACTCATGATCGCACCGTCGAAGAGCCCGCAAATCGGTCACGCATGACCGATTTGATTTCGGCTCGGCCGGTGAAACAGGTGTCGAGTGGCGTGGTAGATTGCGGAGCCATTCGTGGACGGCGGCCCGCTCGTACCGGACCCATTTTCCTTCGCCGCACCAGGGCGGACCTTCTTTGCGAGCCCTCATCGCGCAGAGATGTTCTGGCGTGATGCCGAGGATCTGCGCGCACTCAGTGCTGCGAATGAAAGGTGAGTTGAGCGTGTCGGCGCCGAGCTGATCGGCCACCGCTTGTGCTATTTTGCGAACGAAGGCCTCGACCTGCTCGTCGCTGGGTATGGCAAAGGGAGGTGGGCTTGGATCAAGGATCGACATGCGCAGTTCTTTCGGTGTTAACCGAATGAGATGCGCCTGCGTTGTCGAAGAGATTGTTGTTCGATGAAATAGCGACAGCGACGAGCGCTCCCATTCGAGGATGGGCTGCTTTCGTCGGATCGCTTGATGGCCTCTGCTTACCCGATATTTCTCAGCATACTAAGAGCTCACTGAGGGCTCCGTTAGCTTTCAATCACGGGGCAATCGCGTTCCGAGATGACCTGGCCATTGAGTAGGTGTGGTCACCTCACGACTTAGTTGCCGTCCTCGAAAAGATCAACTGAAATCCGAGATATCGTTAATTTTCTACGGAGGCATCATTTAGACTGAAGGCAGTTGGGTAACTCGACGCGAAGCCCATCGGCAAACTCGTCGGCAATCCGGATCGTTCGCTCAACCCGAAGTCCAAAATAGCCTGTGGGAATTTCGTCGCCGTTCTGAAGGGCCTTTAGCACCACTGCGCGCAGCCTCTTGCTGTTTCCCGTCCAGATCTGGCCGCGGGCAGCCATCCATTCCTCAGCTTGTTTGAGAGCAGTACGAGACGGATTTCCCTTAACTTCGTAAACGATGAAAACATGTCGCCCGTCATCCGTTGCAAAACCGAGTTGGGGAAGCGGCGACGGGTTAGCGTCTATAAGCTTCGCAAATTCTTGCGCGGCGTTACTTCGCGCTTGAACTTGGCTACGCTTATGACCGATCCCAGCCGCTATTCGTCGATCGAGCTCATCGATAGCGACGAGGAGTTCGGAAGAGCGGCGATTTTGGTGCCGTTGCATTTCGAGAAGCGACTTAAGATCAAAGCGATCTGATCGTTGATCGGGTTCTTGCTCACTGGAAATTCGCGGCCTTATCGCGTCCTGAGCGTTCATTGTGATGCCTCCATGCTGTCGGTTATAAATGCGGAGATCTGCTCTTGGGCGTCCCGCAGAGAAGCGAAGAGCGCGGGCACGTTTGCATAAGCGTCGGTGACATCGTCATCGATCGCATGATTCATCAAAATTTTTAGGCGAAGGCGATCGACGCCAGCCGCGGCGGCAAGCGTCCGGAACGAATGTCGCAGCGCGTGTCCAGTGTGGGACAGCTTCTGCCGACCCTCTTCCTTGACCTCAGCGACGTGTCCTCCGGGCGCCGGGAAAATCCAGGTCTTGCTTTCCTCGAGGTAGTAGGTCTGGCCGGCTTCTTTGACCCGCTCCAAGCACGCCAGCATTGCTGTCGATAGCGGCAGTTCGAACGCTCGTTCCGCGCCGCCCTTTGGGGACGGCAGGCGCAGCGAGGGGCGGGCAGGGTCGAAGTTCGTCCAGCGGGCGGTTAAGACGTCGGTGCGACGCAAACCAGAGAGGAGCATAAACAGATGGAGCTCGCGGCGGATGGGGTTGGCGAGCGCCTGGAGCTGCGCCCACCACGCCGGCAGCTCGGCTACACCCATGCCGGTGCTACGGGCCGTCTCCTTGTGGAATAGCTTTCCTGACCGGAACGGATTGCGCTCCGGAAGGCCCGGCGTCTCCATTTCGTCCTTGGCGTGGTTCCAGACGGCGCGAGCAAAGCGCATGGTGCCGTTGGCGGCGTATTTGCCGCTTGCGTACTTCTGGCCGGCCCGAGCGTTTCTGGCGCGCTCGGTAATCGCGGCATGCTCCTGGACGACCTCCTCGCGCTTGATGCTGGCCAGCGGCTTGTCGTGCCAGTCTTTCAGGTGGCGGTCGAACTTGTCCTGGTAATCGGCAATGGTGCGGATGCTCTTGCCTTCCTTGGTGATGGCGGCCTTATAGGCCTCCCAGGCGGCCTTGAAGGTGAATGAGGGAGCAACCTCCCGGGTGCTGGCAAAACCGCGTGGGATCGGCTCGCCGCGGGCGCGGAGCGCCACGATTTCGAGGGCCTTGGCCCGCGCCTCGTCGGCGCTGGCGTGCGGGTGTTCGCCCAGCCATTCCACCTTGGTGGAGCCACGCTGGCGGTCTACCCTCGGTGTTTCGTACTGGTAACGGTACGTCTTTGTGGTCTTACCAACCCACACATGGAAGCCGGCGATTTTGGTGTCGCGGATGATTTGCGGCTTGGCGGGGGCGAATGGCAGACCTTTGACGGCCTTGTCGGTCAGCAGCATGCGCGGGGCTTGGGTCGACGGCATGGATTCTCCTGCACGGTTTTGCACGTATAAAGAGGCCAAGTGCCGCGCATTTAGTCTGGAGGTCTAAGCCAGTTTTGACTAAGCGAAGTTAATTTAGGCAGTCAAATCTTAGGCTTAGCTCCCACCCGCCGGTTCTTGCTTAGTGACCCTTAACCAGGATTTGGCGCATGGCCAAAACTACGAATCTGGGGGTCAGGAGTTCGAATCTCTTCGGGCGCGCCACTCAAGATCCAGAAATCATTCATAAAATTTCGTTCGGGCGAGCCGCCTGCTGTGGGGAGGGCGACCTTCGGGTCGACCGACCTTTAAAGGCGGAGGCTCCAATGAATATCCCGTTGGACGAGTGGTCCGGATCAAAGGCCACTAACGAGTTGCGTGAAAGCTTCGAGCGCGGCCAGCGATCCAACACTCGGCTCACGCGGGCAATGCTGATCCTTGCGGCCATCGCCGCCGTAGCGGGTGCGATTGCAGCGGTGCCGGTCATCCAGGCGTGGATCAAATAATCGCGTCAGTCCCGGCGATTCCCATCACCGCAACGCGTCGGAGATTCTCTTCAATCACCCGGCTGACGTTCGGCTCTTCACCCGCATTGCATTTGCAGGGCATTACCGGCCCCGCAGTCGCAGCCAAGCTCACTGTCCCATGGCTTGTCAGGATGGTTCTCGCAAACCCACCCGATGCCGTGACAGATTTCACAATTAGGATTTGTCACCGCGCAACGACATAGCAACGTTTGGCTGCGCCTTGATTTCTGATTGACGGAGCCGTTCGATCTGCTTTCGGAAGCTCACCGGTAACTCG contains these protein-coding regions:
- a CDS encoding helix-turn-helix domain-containing protein, whose translation is MSILDPSPPPFAIPSDEQVEAFVRKIAQAVADQLGADTLNSPFIRSTECAQILGITPEHLCAMRARKEGPPWCGEGKWVRYERAAVHEWLRNLPRHSTPVSPAEPKSNRSCVTDLRALRRCDHE
- a CDS encoding integrase family protein, with amino-acid sequence MPSTQAPRMLLTDKAVKGLPFAPAKPQIIRDTKIAGFHVWVGKTTKTYRYQYETPRVDRQRGSTKVEWLGEHPHASADEARAKALEIVALRARGEPIPRGFASTREVAPSFTFKAAWEAYKAAITKEGKSIRTIADYQDKFDRHLKDWHDKPLASIKREEVVQEHAAITERARNARAGQKYASGKYAANGTMRFARAVWNHAKDEMETPGLPERNPFRSGKLFHKETARSTGMGVAELPAWWAQLQALANPIRRELHLFMLLSGLRRTDVLTARWTNFDPARPSLRLPSPKGGAERAFELPLSTAMLACLERVKEAGQTYYLEESKTWIFPAPGGHVAEVKEEGRQKLSHTGHALRHSFRTLAAAAGVDRLRLKILMNHAIDDDVTDAYANVPALFASLRDAQEQISAFITDSMEASQ